In Dyadobacter sp. CECT 9275, the following proteins share a genomic window:
- a CDS encoding GMC oxidoreductase: MNLNIKAAKPTTFDAIVVGSGISGGWAAKELTEKGLKVLMLERGRDIKHIVDYKTATLAPWEFEHRGRVTTMAKEQYWAGMRTGYTANEEHRYLFENDKENPYEETRGFDWIRAYHVGGRSLLWGRQSYRLNPRDFEANAQDGIGVDWPVRYNDIAPWYDYVEKFAGISGSREGLDVLPDGHFLPPMQMNCVEKHVKAEVEKKFAGRHIIMGRAAHLTQPQAFHTELGRAACQFRNMCMRGCPYGAYFSTQSSTLPAAQKTGNLTLIPDTIVSEVIYDDKLGKVTGVRTINQNTLEVKEYFARIIFMNASAIASASILMNSKSKRFPNGLGNDSDQLGRNIMDHHLAVGARAEVPGFEDKYYFGRRANGIYVPRYRNWGSDKRDYIRGFGYQGGASRESWGRGVGKDGFGADFKTEISQPGGWTMNLQGFGEMIPDEKNRFTFHPTKKDKWGLPIVVFDAAYGDNEKKMRKDMMNDAVEMLEASGFKNVSPYNDETKHPGIGIHEMGTARMGNDPKTSVLNKNNQVWGAENVFVTDGAFMTSASCVNPSLTYMAFTARAADFAVKELKKMNL, from the coding sequence ATGAACTTAAATATTAAAGCAGCTAAACCAACCACCTTTGATGCAATCGTGGTTGGTTCCGGGATCAGTGGCGGATGGGCAGCCAAAGAACTGACCGAAAAGGGATTAAAAGTACTGATGCTGGAACGAGGCCGAGACATTAAACATATTGTGGACTACAAAACGGCCACGTTAGCACCTTGGGAATTTGAGCACCGGGGAAGAGTGACCACAATGGCCAAGGAACAATACTGGGCGGGTATGCGAACTGGCTATACAGCCAATGAGGAACACCGGTACCTGTTTGAAAACGACAAAGAGAATCCCTACGAAGAAACCCGCGGCTTTGACTGGATCAGAGCCTATCACGTGGGAGGCCGGTCTCTTTTATGGGGACGCCAGAGCTATCGCCTGAACCCGAGAGATTTTGAGGCCAATGCCCAGGACGGAATCGGTGTGGACTGGCCGGTGCGTTATAATGATATTGCACCCTGGTACGACTATGTCGAAAAATTTGCAGGTATCAGCGGATCCCGGGAGGGACTGGATGTTTTACCCGACGGCCATTTTCTGCCCCCCATGCAGATGAACTGCGTTGAAAAACATGTTAAAGCCGAAGTGGAAAAGAAGTTTGCAGGCCGCCATATTATTATGGGCCGTGCCGCTCATCTAACGCAGCCGCAGGCATTCCATACCGAACTCGGCCGGGCCGCATGCCAGTTCCGTAACATGTGTATGCGGGGATGTCCTTACGGAGCTTATTTCAGTACCCAGTCGTCAACACTCCCGGCCGCACAGAAAACCGGAAACCTTACTTTGATACCTGACACCATTGTATCGGAAGTGATCTATGACGACAAGCTTGGAAAAGTAACAGGCGTGAGAACCATCAACCAGAATACGTTGGAAGTCAAAGAGTATTTCGCAAGAATTATTTTCATGAATGCTTCGGCCATTGCCTCTGCTTCCATTTTGATGAACTCAAAATCCAAACGCTTCCCCAACGGCCTGGGTAACGACAGTGACCAGCTTGGGCGTAACATCATGGATCACCATCTGGCCGTGGGTGCCAGAGCCGAGGTACCAGGGTTTGAGGATAAGTATTATTTCGGGCGCCGCGCCAACGGAATTTACGTTCCTAGGTACCGTAACTGGGGTTCTGACAAGCGTGATTACATCCGTGGTTTTGGTTACCAGGGAGGTGCAAGCCGGGAGAGCTGGGGACGTGGTGTGGGAAAAGATGGCTTCGGAGCGGACTTTAAAACGGAAATATCACAACCAGGAGGATGGACTATGAACCTGCAGGGATTTGGTGAAATGATCCCGGATGAAAAAAACAGGTTTACCTTCCATCCTACCAAGAAAGATAAATGGGGGTTACCCATCGTTGTTTTTGACGCGGCTTATGGCGACAACGAGAAAAAAATGCGTAAGGATATGATGAACGATGCCGTGGAAATGCTCGAAGCCTCCGGATTCAAAAACGTTTCGCCCTACAACGACGAAACCAAACACCCGGGAATAGGCATACACGAAATGGGTACCGCCCGCATGGGTAACGACCCGAAAACATCGGTCCTCAACAAAAACAATCAGGTCTGGGGTGCTGAAAATGTGTTTGTTACGGACGGTGCCTTCATGACATCCGCATCCTGTGTAAATCCTTCACTTACTTACATGGCCTTCACTGCCCGCGCCGCAGACTTTGCCGTGAAAGAGCTAAAAAAAATGAATTTATAG
- a CDS encoding peptidylprolyl isomerase, protein MRKYQYIFLSFALLLFNSCKKPAPTKQIVSSGTPALVEIGGQKFSPAEFKDSYEKNKFASDSSQALTPAEYLVLYTDQKLKVLNAKSEGRDTVTDFREEIKSYHEQLAKNFLVDKAMVEKLAIEAYNRLKQEVKASHILIAVPEDASPSDTLEAYNAAVTLRGRLEEGADFEEMASRFSKDKTAKSNRGNLGYFTAFQMLYPFENAAYNLPTGKISQPVRTRHGYHLIKVTDKRANRGLVQIAHIMIASDTADSPSKKDLARTKILEAYQKIQNGDTWESVVSAYSDDTQSKRNQGILPIFGIGQMVPEIEEAAFSLPKVNAYSKPLKTIYGWHIIKLIEKRGLETYQNMAGSLRQKVVTDSRGKVLEQAHAKRLTDQLKPIEYPEQWNKLLPLADSTLLTGKWDYMKPVSTDWAGINLFSINSKPYDALAFLNDVKRRQQPRPKGSSPTVVFKRYYNEYLTDRLKAYEKEHLEETSPEFKTLMNEIREGVLLSQVMEEKVWQRSLSDSSGQMAQYQKNPSKYRFPERALATVIAAPDTQTLNAIQKTLAQAPYKLERKSAELLFPEGKADITPEHNEALFDLNIIMDKNPDYLVEVAGYRSAQEPETTSSARIRNVIKYLITKNIPLERIIEKDYGSFRPSGEAQRNRRISFQFFSQSKKDVEKVYNSFNPGTVTIQDGYFSQSNPLLKGAKWEPGVQILKDENAALRSIEIQKIEPARNKKFSEARGSVINDYQKELEKQWLSKLKEQFPVKVNQEELEKIKP, encoded by the coding sequence ATGCGTAAATACCAGTATATCTTTTTATCATTCGCCCTGCTTCTTTTTAATTCCTGTAAAAAACCAGCCCCAACCAAACAGATTGTCAGCAGTGGCACCCCCGCGCTTGTTGAAATCGGTGGGCAGAAATTTTCACCCGCCGAGTTCAAAGATTCCTACGAAAAAAACAAGTTTGCCTCAGATTCCAGCCAGGCCCTCACCCCCGCTGAGTACCTGGTGTTGTATACAGACCAAAAGCTGAAAGTGCTGAATGCAAAGTCAGAAGGAAGGGATACCGTCACCGACTTCAGAGAGGAGATAAAGTCCTATCACGAACAGTTGGCAAAGAACTTTCTGGTAGATAAGGCAATGGTTGAAAAGCTGGCTATTGAAGCATACAACAGGTTAAAACAGGAAGTCAAAGCATCCCATATCCTGATCGCCGTACCGGAGGATGCCTCCCCTTCGGATACCCTGGAAGCCTACAATGCAGCCGTTACACTTCGAGGAAGATTGGAAGAAGGTGCGGACTTTGAAGAAATGGCTTCCCGCTTTTCCAAAGACAAAACCGCAAAAAGCAACAGAGGTAACCTTGGATATTTCACGGCGTTTCAAATGTTATACCCTTTTGAAAACGCTGCATATAACCTTCCGACCGGCAAAATCTCTCAGCCAGTCAGAACAAGGCACGGCTATCATCTCATCAAGGTAACTGATAAGAGGGCGAATCGCGGACTGGTGCAGATTGCACACATTATGATCGCATCGGATACCGCTGATTCTCCATCAAAAAAAGACCTGGCAAGAACCAAAATCCTGGAAGCCTACCAAAAAATCCAGAATGGCGACACCTGGGAAAGTGTGGTTTCGGCATATTCGGATGACACACAATCCAAGCGTAACCAGGGTATACTACCCATTTTTGGCATAGGCCAGATGGTACCCGAAATCGAGGAAGCTGCATTTTCCTTGCCAAAGGTGAATGCTTATTCCAAACCCCTGAAAACCATCTATGGCTGGCATATTATAAAACTCATTGAAAAAAGAGGCCTCGAGACTTATCAGAATATGGCCGGATCACTTCGTCAGAAAGTGGTTACCGATTCACGAGGGAAAGTGCTGGAACAGGCCCATGCAAAACGACTGACCGATCAACTCAAACCCATCGAATATCCTGAGCAATGGAACAAATTACTGCCCCTTGCCGACAGTACCCTGCTGACCGGCAAATGGGATTACATGAAGCCGGTTTCTACCGACTGGGCCGGAATTAATTTGTTTTCTATCAACAGCAAGCCTTACGATGCCCTGGCGTTTCTGAATGATGTAAAACGCAGGCAACAGCCCAGACCGAAAGGGTCTTCACCGACCGTTGTTTTCAAAAGATATTATAATGAATACCTTACTGACCGTCTGAAGGCTTATGAAAAAGAGCATCTTGAAGAAACAAGTCCTGAATTCAAAACATTGATGAATGAAATCAGAGAAGGAGTGCTGCTCTCGCAGGTTATGGAAGAAAAAGTATGGCAGCGTTCTCTATCCGACTCCTCCGGACAGATGGCGCAATATCAGAAAAACCCATCGAAATACCGGTTTCCCGAGCGTGCCCTGGCAACTGTCATAGCTGCTCCAGATACGCAGACGTTGAACGCCATCCAAAAAACACTTGCACAGGCCCCCTATAAACTGGAAAGGAAATCAGCAGAGCTTTTGTTTCCTGAGGGAAAAGCAGATATTACACCAGAACACAACGAGGCTCTTTTTGATTTGAACATAATCATGGACAAGAATCCCGATTACCTTGTTGAAGTAGCAGGATACCGCTCTGCCCAGGAACCGGAAACGACGTCTTCGGCGAGAATCAGAAATGTGATCAAATACCTGATTACGAAGAACATACCTTTGGAAAGGATCATTGAAAAGGATTACGGCTCTTTCAGGCCATCCGGTGAAGCCCAACGCAACAGAAGGATAAGCTTTCAGTTTTTCAGCCAGTCTAAAAAAGATGTAGAGAAAGTTTATAATTCTTTCAATCCCGGAACCGTTACCATCCAGGATGGCTATTTTTCTCAGAGCAACCCTCTCCTGAAAGGGGCTAAATGGGAACCCGGAGTGCAAATTCTCAAAGACGAAAATGCTGCGTTGAGATCCATAGAAATACAGAAAATAGAGCCCGCACGTAACAAAAAGTTTAGTGAGGCGCGTGGGAGTGTGATTAATGATTACCAGAAAGAGCTTGAAAAGCAATGGCTCTCAAAACTGAAAGAACAATTTCCTGTTAAAGTGAATCAGGAAGAATTAGAAAAAATAAAGCCATAA
- a CDS encoding acyl transferase, which translates to MEIPNNKIYSEQRTTLRQRILQIEHEDFNPLALDIFRFQAKYNAVYREFLLYLNTGIDKVRRLTEIPFLPIQLFKQHTIRTGQPPVSQVIFESSGTTGSNTSRHHLHDAALYEAISVRIFEAHYGPLKNFHILALLPSYLERNNSSLVYMMDHFIKESGSEYSGFYLHDTQELLTRLRYLKDHPDGKQILLLGVTFALLDLAENRDRLEFLKGLPQLTVMDTGGMKGRRREMLREEVHDLLTSAFGVSKIHSEYGMTELLSQGYSSGDGLFVPGKTMRVLLRDINDPFSVHDQNISSNKTGGINVIDLANLDTCSFVETQDLGRYGNDANSFYVMGRFDNSDIRGCNLMIL; encoded by the coding sequence TTGGAAATACCAAACAACAAAATATACTCCGAACAACGGACAACCCTAAGGCAGAGAATCCTCCAAATTGAACACGAGGATTTTAATCCGCTTGCTTTGGATATCTTCCGCTTTCAGGCGAAGTACAACGCTGTTTACCGTGAATTTCTGTTGTATCTGAATACCGGCATTGACAAGGTCAGGCGGCTGACTGAAATCCCTTTTCTCCCTATACAGCTTTTCAAACAACATACCATCAGGACCGGCCAGCCGCCTGTTTCACAGGTCATTTTTGAAAGCAGCGGAACTACGGGCTCCAACACCAGTCGTCATCATCTGCATGATGCTGCCCTTTATGAAGCTATTTCCGTCCGCATTTTTGAAGCGCATTATGGCCCGCTCAAAAACTTCCATATCCTTGCGCTGCTGCCTTCGTACCTTGAACGAAACAATTCATCGCTGGTGTATATGATGGATCATTTTATTAAGGAAAGTGGCTCGGAATATTCTGGTTTTTACCTCCATGATACCCAGGAATTACTGACCCGCCTCCGGTATCTCAAAGACCACCCCGATGGCAAACAAATCCTCCTGCTGGGTGTAACTTTTGCATTACTGGATCTTGCTGAAAACAGAGATCGTCTTGAATTTCTAAAAGGACTCCCGCAGCTCACGGTAATGGACACCGGTGGCATGAAGGGCCGCAGACGCGAAATGCTAAGAGAGGAAGTTCATGACTTACTTACGTCCGCTTTTGGAGTATCAAAAATTCATTCGGAATATGGGATGACGGAATTATTATCCCAGGGATACTCTTCAGGCGACGGATTGTTTGTGCCTGGTAAAACCATGAGGGTTTTACTGCGGGATATCAACGATCCTTTCTCTGTACATGACCAAAATATCTCCTCCAACAAAACTGGTGGCATTAACGTGATTGATCTGGCCAACCTGGATACCTGCTCCTTTGTCGAAACCCAGGACCTGGGAAGATACGGAAACGATGCAAATTCGTTTTACGTGATGGGCCGGTTCGACAACTCCGATATCCGGGGCTGTAACCTGATGATTTTGTAA
- a CDS encoding acyltransferase family protein: MKDLPAIPQRVISVDAYRGFVMLLMMGEVLRFGAVSKALPESSFWALLDWHQSHVDWVGCSLHDLIQPSFSFLVGVALPYSVASRATKQQSRQMMWFHTIRRSLILILLGIFLRSMHSTQTNFTFEDTLTQIGLGYPFLFALGFAGKRTQWIALSVILIGYWLFFALYPLPGLYFDWTETGVTADWPHHLKGFAAHWNKNTNAAWAFDRWFMNIFPRENVFRFNGGGYSTLSFIPTLGTMILGLIAGQWLRSTPSSGWFIKRVMITSAILFVTALALDILGINPIVKRIWTPAWTLFSGGWCFLFLGIFYFLVDVKQNQKWFYPLVVIGTNSIAAYIIAHTIDSFIDQSFRINISPQYDTIFGLPYRTLVSGTVILLVEWLILRWMYTKKLFIRI, encoded by the coding sequence TTGAAAGATCTACCTGCAATTCCCCAACGGGTTATTTCCGTTGATGCCTACCGTGGCTTCGTTATGTTACTGATGATGGGAGAAGTCCTCCGTTTCGGAGCGGTATCCAAAGCGCTGCCCGAAAGTTCCTTCTGGGCTTTGCTGGACTGGCATCAAAGTCATGTTGACTGGGTTGGCTGCTCACTTCATGATCTTATTCAGCCCTCGTTTTCGTTTCTTGTAGGCGTTGCCCTCCCCTATTCAGTGGCAAGCCGGGCCACCAAACAGCAAAGCAGGCAAATGATGTGGTTTCACACCATCAGAAGATCGCTGATCCTGATTTTGCTGGGTATCTTTCTGAGATCCATGCACAGCACGCAAACCAATTTTACTTTTGAAGACACGCTTACCCAAATAGGGCTGGGATACCCTTTTCTGTTTGCCCTGGGCTTTGCCGGAAAAAGAACACAATGGATTGCACTGTCTGTTATATTAATAGGCTATTGGCTGTTTTTTGCGCTTTATCCGCTGCCAGGCTTGTATTTCGACTGGACAGAAACCGGTGTCACGGCAGACTGGCCACACCACCTCAAAGGATTTGCCGCGCACTGGAACAAAAACACAAATGCTGCCTGGGCGTTTGACCGGTGGTTTATGAATATTTTCCCAAGAGAAAACGTATTTCGGTTTAATGGAGGGGGATACAGTACCTTGAGTTTTATACCCACCCTGGGCACCATGATACTGGGACTCATCGCCGGTCAATGGCTCAGAAGTACCCCCAGTTCCGGTTGGTTTATCAAAAGAGTGATGATCACCTCTGCCATTCTTTTCGTCACTGCCCTGGCTTTGGATATTCTGGGAATAAACCCGATCGTCAAGAGAATATGGACTCCGGCCTGGACATTGTTCAGTGGCGGCTGGTGCTTTCTGTTTCTGGGTATATTTTATTTTTTAGTGGATGTCAAACAGAATCAGAAATGGTTTTACCCGCTTGTTGTGATCGGCACCAATTCAATCGCAGCATACATCATTGCACATACCATCGATAGCTTCATTGACCAATCGTTCCGTATCAACATCAGTCCGCAGTACGATACCATTTTTGGCTTACCCTACCGCACCCTGGTCAGTGGTACCGTAATCCTTCTTGTAGAATGGCTCATTCTACGGTGGATGTATACCAAAAAACTTTTCATCCGGATTTAA
- a CDS encoding gluconate 2-dehydrogenase subunit 3 family protein has translation MKRRDALGRVALLMGGTLSAPTMIAFLEGCKSADESASALSFPFTAERKSLVSEVAEIIIPKTDTPGAKDAKVGDFIEKMLKDCYAAKDQDGFNQGLKELEKKDFMKVSPDEQTKILKEMEASAKEEIAKAADEKKKYTEAGKEYSEAHVPFFRLMKELTLLGYFTSEAGATQALDYVPVPGRYDGCIDYKPGQKAWAM, from the coding sequence ATGAAAAGACGTGATGCACTTGGCCGTGTGGCGCTTTTGATGGGGGGCACCCTGTCTGCACCTACCATGATCGCCTTTCTGGAAGGCTGTAAATCTGCCGATGAGTCTGCTTCTGCCCTTTCTTTCCCATTCACAGCTGAGCGAAAAAGTCTGGTATCGGAAGTAGCGGAAATCATAATACCCAAAACGGATACGCCCGGGGCAAAAGATGCTAAGGTGGGCGATTTTATTGAAAAGATGCTGAAAGATTGTTACGCGGCAAAAGATCAGGATGGTTTCAACCAGGGCCTGAAAGAGCTTGAAAAGAAGGATTTTATGAAAGTAAGTCCGGATGAGCAGACGAAAATCCTGAAAGAAATGGAGGCATCCGCTAAGGAAGAGATAGCCAAAGCAGCAGACGAAAAGAAAAAGTACACCGAAGCCGGAAAGGAATATTCAGAAGCGCACGTTCCTTTCTTCCGCCTCATGAAAGAACTTACCTTGCTGGGATACTTCACGTCCGAGGCAGGAGCCACGCAAGCACTTGATTATGTTCCGGTTCCCGGGCGCTATGACGGTTGTATTGATTACAAACCCGGGCAGAAAGCATGGGCGATGTAA
- the gloA2 gene encoding SMU1112c/YaeR family gloxylase I-like metalloprotein: MTFLKSVHHIAIICSDYQKSKQFYTEILGFSIDREVFREARRSYKLDLSLNGDYCIELFSFPEPPARSSRPEACGLRHIAFKVDDITLAIDALHNKGIVAEPVRTDEFTGKKFTFFSDPDNLPIELYEV, translated from the coding sequence ATGACATTTCTTAAATCCGTACACCACATAGCCATTATCTGTTCAGACTATCAAAAATCCAAACAGTTTTATACTGAAATACTTGGGTTTTCCATTGATCGAGAGGTTTTCCGGGAAGCACGCCGATCCTATAAACTGGATCTTTCCCTGAACGGCGACTACTGCATCGAACTGTTTTCCTTTCCTGAACCACCCGCCAGGTCTTCTCGTCCTGAAGCCTGCGGGCTGCGCCATATCGCCTTTAAAGTGGATGATATTACACTGGCCATTGACGCTCTGCATAACAAAGGAATTGTTGCCGAACCCGTGCGCACAGATGAGTTTACCGGCAAAAAATTCACTTTCTTCTCTGATCCCGATAATCTGCCCATAGAGCTTTATGAAGTTTAA
- the aqpZ gene encoding aquaporin Z, whose translation MKKYLAEFIGTFWLVLGGCGSAVLAAGFPGVGIGLLGVSLAFGLTVVTIAYSLGHISGAHLNPAVSVGLWVGGRFSAQELIPYIISQILGAITGALVLSIIATGNGSILGDFAANGYGDHSPGKYNMEAALLTEFVMTFVFLLVILGSTDKKASPGFAGLAIGLALTLIHLVSIPVTNTSVNPARSISQALFVGGWAISQLWVFVVAPVAGAAVAGIVYKVFSTQD comes from the coding sequence ATGAAAAAGTATTTGGCAGAATTCATCGGTACCTTTTGGCTGGTACTGGGCGGTTGCGGCAGTGCGGTTCTTGCAGCTGGATTCCCCGGCGTTGGAATCGGACTACTGGGGGTTTCTCTGGCTTTTGGATTAACCGTGGTAACCATTGCTTATTCTCTGGGCCATATCTCCGGGGCACATTTAAATCCTGCGGTGTCAGTCGGTTTGTGGGTAGGTGGGCGTTTTTCCGCTCAGGAACTGATACCTTACATCATCTCTCAGATTTTGGGGGCAATCACCGGAGCACTGGTACTCTCCATCATTGCAACCGGCAATGGCAGCATACTGGGTGATTTTGCGGCTAACGGATATGGCGACCACTCCCCCGGCAAGTATAATATGGAAGCCGCTTTGTTAACCGAATTTGTTATGACTTTCGTTTTCCTGCTGGTCATTCTTGGTTCAACCGACAAAAAAGCGTCACCGGGTTTTGCAGGCCTGGCCATTGGCCTGGCGCTTACCCTTATTCATCTGGTCAGTATTCCGGTAACAAACACCTCAGTAAACCCGGCCCGTAGTATCAGCCAGGCACTGTTCGTAGGTGGATGGGCTATTTCCCAGCTTTGGGTTTTTGTAGTTGCCCCTGTTGCAGGTGCGGCAGTAGCCGGCATCGTTTATAAAGTGTTTTCAACACAGGATTGA